DNA sequence from the Thermoproteales archaeon genome:
TAATTAAAATTATCTCACTAAAATTAGTTTCTTTTTCTGTCTGATAAAAATGACGCCTATATCCTCTTTAAGCAATTTTCTCCTAAACTCTTTATCATCAGTAGCAACTATACCACTCATTTTTTTAGCTAAAATAGCTATCTTCTTGTCGGTGCTTTTTTCGTTGATAAAATCATCATCCAAAACCTCAATTTTTTCTGCTTTCAACAAGTCTAAAACCAATCTAGCGGTTCTCGAATATTTCCAAGATTTATTCCTAGAAATTTTTTGCAGCTCTTTTAATGTGCTCTTGACCACGCATATCCTTATTGGACCTTCTATTAAGTTTCTAATTTCTTCTATAAAGTTTAACTTATTATCAATGGAATGCATCAGAAAATCCGTATCTAAAATGACAACTTTTTGTTCTTTTGTAGATTTATTCAACTTCTTAACATTTCTTTTCATTTTCTTAAATTAATATAAAGATGGTATGTTTAAAAATGTTTAGTTACCCTCTATATGCTCAATACATCAAAATTAGACTAATGAATATATATTTCATCACTATAGAATTTCCATTACTCAATTATGAAAGGATGATATCATGTCCAAGAGGGCTAAAAGTAAGGTCATAATAATGGGAGCGGCTGGCCGAGACTTCCACAACTTCAATGTCTATTTTCGTGATAATGAAGAATATGAAGTAGTAGCTTTTACAGCGGCGCAAATACCAAATATCACAGATAGAAAATATCCACCTGAACTCTCAGGTTCCCTATATCCCAATGGAATACCTATTTACCCTGAAAATATGCTTTATGATCTTATTAAGAAGTATAATGTTGATGAAGTAGTTTTATCTTATAGCGACTTACTATATGATGAGGTTATGCGCAAAGCTTCTATTGCTTTAAGCGCTGGCGCTGACTTTAAGCTGCTCAGCGTAAAAAATACCATGCTTAAATCAAACAAACCAGTAATTTCTGTTTGTGCTGCTAGAACGGGAGCTGGCAAAAGCACAGTTAGTAGAAGAATCGCACGGCTGCTCAAAAAATATGGAATAAAATTTGTGGTTATAAGGCATCCAATGCCTTACGGCGACTTGCGAGAGCAAACATGGCAACGATTTGAAACTTTCGAAGATCTCGATAAACACGAATGTACGATAGAAGAAAGAGAAGAATACGAGCCTCATATTAGAGAGGGAAACATCGTATATGCTGGTGTTGATTACGAAAAAATACTCTCTGAAGCAGAGAAAGAAGCTCAAGTTATTCTATGGGACGGTGGAAACAACGACTGGTCATTCTATGTGTCTGATTTGTACATAACAGTTGTTGATCCGCTTAGGCCTGGACATGAACTATTATCTTATCCGGGAGAAGTAAATGTTCGCTTGGCGGATGTGATAATAATAAATAAAGTAGGGATTGCTAAAAACGAAGATGTAGAAAAAGTAATTAAAAACGTGAAACGCATAAATGATAAGGCTATCATAATAAAGGCAGATTCTGAAGTGAGCGTTGATAATCCCGAATTAATAAAAGGTAGAAGGGTTTTAGTCGTAGAAGATGGTCCAACAGTGACGCATGGAGGATTGCCTTACGCAGCGGGTTATGTTGCGGCTGTAAAGTATGGAGCAAAGGAGATTATAAATCCTCGAGACTTTGCAGTGGGCTCGATAAAAACCGCTTATGATAAATATTCCCATATTGGACCAGTATTGCCAGCGCTTGGATATGGCAGAAAGCAGATGAAAGAGCTTGAAGAAACTATAAATAAAATTGATTGTGACGCGATGGTGCTTGGCACCCCCTCCGACATAAGTCGATATTTAAACATAAAAATACCTGTTGTCAAAGTATTCTACGAGCTTAAGGAACTGGGTAAACCGGATCTAGAGGATATAATAAAAGACTTTCTCATTAAGCGAGAGTTGATTCGCAGCTATGATTAAGCTACAGGTTGCTCTCGATCTTTTACATATTAACCGCGCATTGCAAATAGCGGAGTTATCTGCAAAAGCTGGTGCAGATATCATAGAAGCTGGAACACCGTTAATCAAGTATAACGGTATTAAAGCAGTGAAAGTGCTTAAAGCAAAGATAAGG
Encoded proteins:
- a CDS encoding GTPase, which produces MSKRAKSKVIIMGAAGRDFHNFNVYFRDNEEYEVVAFTAAQIPNITDRKYPPELSGSLYPNGIPIYPENMLYDLIKKYNVDEVVLSYSDLLYDEVMRKASIALSAGADFKLLSVKNTMLKSNKPVISVCAARTGAGKSTVSRRIARLLKKYGIKFVVIRHPMPYGDLREQTWQRFETFEDLDKHECTIEEREEYEPHIREGNIVYAGVDYEKILSEAEKEAQVILWDGGNNDWSFYVSDLYITVVDPLRPGHELLSYPGEVNVRLADVIIINKVGIAKNEDVEKVIKNVKRINDKAIIIKADSEVSVDNPELIKGRRVLVVEDGPTVTHGGLPYAAGYVAAVKYGAKEIINPRDFAVGSIKTAYDKYSHIGPVLPALGYGRKQMKELEETINKIDCDAMVLGTPSDISRYLNIKIPVVKVFYELKELGKPDLEDIIKDFLIKRELIRSYD